Proteins from a genomic interval of Callospermophilus lateralis isolate mCalLat2 chromosome 1, mCalLat2.hap1, whole genome shotgun sequence:
- the Hvcn1 gene encoding voltage-gated hydrogen channel 1, giving the protein MASSDVKVVPRRATRRTPAERMSKFLRHFTVVGDDYHTWNINYKKWENEEEDEEEEPPPVPASGEEGGAGDAEAAPRSAPRPARDFRSILRKLFSSHRFQVVIICLVILDALLVLAELILDLKIIEPDKNNYAPQVFHYMSIAILFFFMMEIFFKIFVFRLEFFHHKFEILDAVVVVVSFILDIVLLFREHEFEALGLLILLRLWRVARIINGIIISVKTRSERQLLRLKQMNIQLVAKIQHLEFSCSEKEQEIERLNKLLRQHGLLSEVN; this is encoded by the exons GTCGTTCCCCGCAGGGCCACACGCAGGACTCCTGCAGAGAGGATGAGCAAGTTCCTGAGGCATTTCACCGTGGTCGGGGACGACTACCATACCTGGAACATCAACTACAAGAAATGGGAGaacgaggaggaggatgaggaggaggagccgccgcccgtgccagCCTCAGGCGAGGAGGGTGGTGCGGGGGATGCTGAGGCTGCGCCCAGGTCAGCACCCAGGCCTGCCCGCGACTTCAGGAGCATATTGAGGAAGCTCTTCAGCTCCCACAGATTTCAG GTCGTCATCATCTGCCTGGTCATTCTGGACGCTCTCCTGGTGCTCGCTGAGCTCATTCTGGACCTGAAGATCATCgagcctgacaagaacaactatgCGCCCCAG GTGTTCCACTACATGAGCATTGCCATCTTGTTCTTCTTTATGATGgagattttctttaaaatcttCGTCTTCCGCCTGGAATTCTTTCACCACAAGTTTGAGATCCTGGATGCTGTCGTGGTGGTGGTCTCCTTCATCCTCGACATAGTCCTCCTGTTCCGGGAGCATGAGTTTGAGGCTCTGGGCCTGTTGATCCTGCTCCGGCTATGGCGGGTGGCCCGGATCATCAATG GGATAATCATCTCGGTCAAGACACGTTCAGAACGGCAGCTCTTAAGGTTAAAACAGATGAATATTCAGCTGGTTGCCAAAATCCAACACCTTGAATTTAGCTGCTCTGAGAAG GAACAAGAAATTGAAAGACTCAACAAGCTCCTGAGGCAGCACGGGCTTCTCAGCGAGGTTAATTAG